One Deltaproteobacteria bacterium genomic window, TGGGCGGATTCCGGGCCGGGTCCTCTCGAGGGACGGATCCGGCCTCGCAGGTTGCCGAAAGCGTCTTTGCACGATGTTTCTTTCTCAAGTTGTTACTTGCCGTTTGCTGAGGATCCCATGCCATCAAAGGAAATGCCGCTGTCCGGTGTTCGAGTACTCGACCTGACACGCTATGAAGCCGGGCCGACCTGTACCCTGATGCTGGCGTTTTTGGGCGCCGAAGTGATCAAGATCGAGAGTCCCGGGGAGGGGAAAAGCCATCGAAGAATGTTCCATGATCGTGGCGACAGGGACGATCTCTATTTTGTCCTGCTTAACCTGAACAAGAAAAGCGTTACTCTGGAACTGAAGTCGGAAAACGGCCGGAGCCTTTTCGAGCGCATGCTCCAGCACGCCGATGTGCTGGTGGAAAGCCTGGGCGGGGAAAAGCTTTCTGAACTGAATTTGTCTTACGACCGCCTTAGACAGTGCAACCCCGGGATCGTCATCGCCACTGTCAGCGGCTACGGATCCTATGGTGCTTGCGCCGGCTATCCCAGTCTGGACATGACGGCTCAGGCCATGGGTGGTATTATGAGTCTTACCGGTCGGGAGGGAAAAGAGCCCCTCAGATGCGGGGCCACGGTTGCAGACAGCGCCGGAGGAACCAATCTCGCGATCGGCGTACTGTCGGCCTTGTATCGGAAGGTGAAAACGGGGAAGGGAGCCCATGTGGAAGTTTCTTTACAGGATTCCGCCATCAATCTGGGACGTTCCCTTCTCGGCACCCACATTGCTTACGGCAGCAAAGCGCCCAGGGTGGGAAACAGTTTGAAGGACGTGGTTCCGTGGGACATCTACCCTAGTCGGGACGGCTACGTGGCCATTTGCGTGATTCCGCAGCGCCGCTTTGAAAGGCTGATGGGCGTTGTAGGCGGCGAAACCGCCCTCGAGGAAAAGAGTCTGAACACCATAGAAGATCGAGTGCGCGAACGTAAATTTCTGGATGCTCTCATTACCAGGTGGACCACGGAGCGGGGCAAATTCGAAATCATGGAACGTTTGGCCAAAGAAGGCGTGCCTTGCGGCGCCGTCTTGGATTCCGACGAGATCGCACTCAATTCACATGTCAGGGAGCGGTCCATGCTGGTGGAAATCGAGCATCCTCAGTGGGGACGGG contains:
- a CDS encoding CoA transferase, whose amino-acid sequence is MPSKEMPLSGVRVLDLTRYEAGPTCTLMLAFLGAEVIKIESPGEGKSHRRMFHDRGDRDDLYFVLLNLNKKSVTLELKSENGRSLFERMLQHADVLVESLGGEKLSELNLSYDRLRQCNPGIVIATVSGYGSYGACAGYPSLDMTAQAMGGIMSLTGREGKEPLRCGATVADSAGGTNLAIGVLSALYRKVKTGKGAHVEVSLQDSAINLGRSLLGTHIAYGSKAPRVGNSLKDVVPWDIYPSRDGYVAICVIPQRRFERLMGVVGGETALEEKSLNTIEDRVRERKFLDALITRWTTERGKFEIMERLAKEGVPCGAVLDSDEIALNSHVRERSMLVEIEHPQWGRVQVMGCPVKFLDEEAGIACSPDFGEHTREILGGLLGLSDEDMDELRRQGVI